The following proteins are co-located in the Malassezia restricta chromosome II, complete sequence genome:
- a CDS encoding La domain protein, translated as MTTSPWTTKSGTRSGPTVSYAQRLRQANAAADFTANERDQSKSKKISVNESSPASASSEALSSSSTITHSPKSVPLKVAEPPSTSPGSPPHSAQGESESELSNGNDNVWELRMRRRHQRDLYPRHHSDSSSTQHTNPTSKKCSHSQTSNASSVQNDSELALDDIANDAWLQRIHMLNGGKSAPLFVKHLTSTPDKPSLSSSTGDVSESHESDNVTSHAMSSSAPDTTMTNGWSQSWLYQAGPQPVFLMTPYGLLPSNATTPATYADGSFSPHRSMDSYQHHMRHDAPFPMGYPRMVPMQDKLEGSVWSRRGRAGRGRGSSRASVITHGMQNGAVAMQPAQRPEGPASLPDGYPHQLVKTKQDEFYDKSHADSHQHHINNESNTASSTSYSGHAPNAQNEKAFLSSYGPYAAPYMNQPGAPAAPYSMPVLTYVAMDPNASSPVPTPVFPYYVPAATPPTDASVLSEHLRAQVEFYFSDANLASDFFLRQKMDDQGFVALETILGFKRLRSMFKNAVSNASTDEPQSIPEEGQKETLRSALAQSQVLELNHDHTKVRRQNGWQSYLLPPN; from the coding sequence ATCTGCCTCATCCGAAGCATtatcgtcgtcgagcaccATCACGCATTCGCCCAAATCAGTGCCTCTCAAAGTAGCTGAACCGCCCTCAACTTCGCCAGGTTCCCCACCACATTCAGCTCAGGGTGAATCAGAATCAGAGCTCTCCAATGGAAATGACAATGTCTGGGAGCTTCGTATGCGTCGACGTCATCAACGGGACTTGTACCCCAGGCATCATTCTGACTCCTCTTCGACCCAGCATACAAATCCTACGTCAAAAAAATGCTCGCATTCTCAAACCTCGAATGCCTCTTCTGTGCAAAATGATTCTGAACTAGCCCTTGATGATATTGCTAATGACGCATGGCTCCAACGTATCCACATGCTCAACGGTGGTAAAAGTGCCCCGCTATTTGTCAAGCATTTGACTTCAACGCCTGACAAACCCAGTTTGTCTTCTTCTACTGGGGATGTATCCGAATCACATGAATCAGATAACGTTACATCCCATGCCATGTCTTCCTCTGCCCCGGACACTACCATGACGAACGGCTGGTCTCAGTCATGGCTATACCAAGCTGGTCCCCAACCTGTGTTCTTAATGACTCCCTATGGACTGCTTCCGTCTAATGCAACGACTCCTGCCACCTATGCTGATGGTTCCTTCTCACCCCATCGCTCCATGGATTCTTACCAACATCATATGCGCCATGATGCTCCATTTCCAATGGGCTATCCACGGATGGTTCCAATGCAGGATAAGTTGGAGGGAAGTGTGTGGTCTCGACGTGGCCGCGCTGGTCGTGGCCGTGGATCGTCCAGAGCTTCAGTCATCACACATGGAATGCAAAATGGCGCTGTAGCCATGCAGCCTGCACAAAGACCTGAAGGGCCGGCATCTTTGCCTGATGGCTACCCTCATCAATTAGTTAAGACAAAACAAGACGAATTCTATGATAAGAGTCATGCTGATTCTCATCAACATCACATTAATAACGAGTCGAATACCGCATCATCTACGTCCTATTCAGGTCACGCTCCAAATGCTCAAAACGAGAAAGCATTTCTTTCAAGCTATGGACCCTATGCGGCACCCTACATGAACCAACCCGGTGCCCCTGCAGCTCCATATTCCATGCCAGTGCTAACTTATGTGGCGATGGATCCAAATGCGTCGTCCCCAGTGCCAACGCCTGTCTTTCCCTATTATGTACCTGCAGCTACGCCTCCTACCGATGCTTCTGTCCTTTCAGAGCATCTTCGAGCACAAGTTGAATTCTACTTTTCCGATGCGAATTTGGCGTCAGACTTCTTTCTTCGCCAGAAAATGGATGACCAGGGATTTGTGGCATTGGAAACAATTCTTGGGTTCAAGCGTCTCCGCTCCATGTTTAAAAATGCTGTGTCGAATGCATCCACGGATGAGCCTCAAAGTATACCGGAGGAAGGTCAAAAAGAAACGCTGCGTTCTGCTTTAGCGCAAAGTCAGGTGCTTGAACTAAACCACGATCACACGAAAGTTCGCCGGCAGAATGGCTGGCAATCATACCTGCTGCCTCCAAATTAA